A portion of the Thalassotalea sp. LPB0316 genome contains these proteins:
- a CDS encoding TonB-dependent receptor, with amino-acid sequence MSSKHFKKGVLASSIAMVLTGGAAPLALADEAKAQDKTEVIEVRGIRGSLKENINAKRFSDSIVDVITSEDIGKFPDKNVAETLSRITGVAVSREFGEGEKISIRGAGPKYNRTLLNGQTVGTADWFILDEANRSFNYTMLPSVIVKNLEVYKSPEASTDEGSIGGTVILRTRRPLELDSNTVSLSLEGQYSETSGETDPQLAGMYSWKNEEENFGVMISAVSQSRTLERQGFEVLGWIEDEADDYIVPRNIGAPRFLQERERDTVFATLQYAPSDDLLFTFNAMSSKMDVDNQNANLINFAFADRAEIIANATKVENGAILASSAGGNYAYNFINRVSSTESEQFHLDVDYDADNYTLNFEIGTTAAKGGTYRETSWEYVAVGAGYSYDLTGTPNVDIGVDPSDGSNFAAGWIWGGAKPTTDEETFAQLDLEFPVEVGPFTALKTGLKYRQAERTQGRHAYSWHAPFTDGGGADWNVYLGHIFETCPTLADCGLDALGSVNVDVAATGNLTNQVAHNRPLMEEIAFGGLNGIDAGYAIHDNLPEIWEVEEDILAFYVQGDFSGEGYRGNLGLRYVSTDQTSYGYEYSGETWGLNTINGDWLTPEVLNWVNQSNDYSEMLPSFNIAFDVTEDQILRVGAARVMARQNWADISSSETYGSLTGGRGSGTRGNPQLSPTIANQFDVSWEWYYADASVLSVAYFAKDLKSLRTSTVVTEDRYDQENDVWVPVDFTQPGNGLAGTIEGIEFGLQHDFGGYGVQANYTYTDSSSEEPRDEMKPGSGLVEGTSEDMLNLTAYYENDTFGARIMYNYRSEWYKGLHFNGDELFNDDFGQWDASASWNFNEYLTFTLEAVNFTNEEIVEYNSSKERVMSIYENGRRYVAGVRVNF; translated from the coding sequence ATGTCATCTAAACACTTTAAAAAAGGCGTCTTAGCAAGCTCTATCGCTATGGTGCTAACTGGTGGTGCTGCGCCACTTGCTCTTGCCGATGAAGCAAAAGCACAAGATAAAACAGAAGTCATCGAAGTTCGTGGTATTCGTGGCTCGTTAAAAGAAAACATCAATGCTAAACGCTTTTCAGACTCAATTGTTGATGTTATCACCTCTGAAGATATCGGCAAATTCCCGGATAAAAACGTTGCTGAAACACTCTCTCGCATTACTGGTGTTGCGGTTAGCCGTGAATTCGGTGAAGGTGAAAAAATCAGTATTCGCGGCGCTGGCCCTAAATACAACCGTACCTTATTAAACGGTCAAACTGTAGGTACTGCTGACTGGTTCATCCTTGATGAAGCGAACCGCAGCTTTAACTACACCATGTTACCGTCAGTTATCGTTAAAAACTTAGAAGTTTACAAGTCACCTGAAGCTTCAACTGACGAAGGCTCAATTGGTGGTACCGTAATTTTACGCACTCGCCGCCCGCTTGAACTTGATTCAAACACCGTTAGCCTTTCATTAGAAGGTCAATACTCTGAAACATCAGGTGAAACCGATCCACAACTTGCTGGTATGTACTCATGGAAAAACGAAGAAGAAAACTTCGGTGTGATGATTTCAGCAGTTAGCCAAAGCCGTACGTTAGAGCGTCAAGGTTTTGAAGTATTAGGCTGGATTGAAGACGAAGCCGACGACTACATCGTTCCACGTAACATTGGTGCACCTCGCTTTTTACAAGAGCGTGAACGCGATACAGTATTCGCGACCTTACAATACGCGCCATCAGACGACTTATTATTCACGTTCAATGCCATGTCTTCAAAAATGGACGTTGATAACCAAAACGCTAACTTAATTAACTTTGCTTTTGCTGACCGAGCTGAAATCATTGCTAATGCAACGAAAGTTGAAAACGGTGCAATTTTAGCATCAAGCGCTGGCGGTAACTACGCATACAACTTTATCAACCGTGTTTCTAGCACTGAATCTGAGCAATTCCACTTAGATGTTGACTACGATGCTGATAACTACACGTTAAATTTCGAAATTGGTACAACGGCTGCTAAAGGCGGTACTTACCGTGAAACATCTTGGGAATACGTTGCGGTAGGCGCAGGTTATTCATACGACTTAACCGGTACCCCAAATGTTGATATCGGTGTTGACCCATCAGACGGCTCTAACTTTGCTGCAGGCTGGATCTGGGGTGGTGCGAAACCAACCACTGACGAAGAAACATTCGCACAGTTAGACTTAGAATTCCCAGTAGAAGTTGGCCCATTCACGGCATTAAAAACCGGTTTAAAATACCGTCAAGCCGAGCGTACTCAAGGTCGTCACGCCTACAGCTGGCACGCGCCATTTACTGATGGTGGCGGAGCAGACTGGAACGTTTACCTAGGTCACATCTTTGAAACTTGCCCAACATTAGCTGACTGTGGCTTAGACGCATTAGGCTCAGTCAATGTCGATGTTGCAGCAACAGGTAACTTAACGAACCAAGTAGCCCACAACCGTCCATTAATGGAAGAAATCGCTTTTGGTGGCTTAAACGGCATTGATGCGGGTTATGCTATTCACGACAACCTACCTGAAATCTGGGAAGTTGAAGAAGACATTTTAGCTTTCTACGTACAAGGTGATTTCAGTGGTGAAGGCTACCGCGGTAACTTAGGTCTTCGTTACGTAAGTACAGACCAAACTTCATACGGTTATGAGTATTCAGGTGAGACTTGGGGCTTAAACACGATTAATGGCGACTGGTTAACGCCAGAAGTATTAAACTGGGTGAATCAATCAAACGATTACTCAGAAATGCTACCAAGCTTTAACATTGCCTTTGACGTAACGGAAGATCAAATTCTACGTGTTGGTGCAGCACGTGTCATGGCTCGCCAAAACTGGGCTGACATTTCTTCATCTGAAACTTATGGCTCACTAACTGGCGGTCGTGGTTCAGGAACACGTGGTAACCCACAACTTTCGCCGACAATTGCCAACCAGTTCGATGTATCGTGGGAATGGTACTACGCTGACGCTTCAGTCCTATCTGTAGCTTACTTTGCTAAAGATCTTAAGTCGTTACGTACATCAACAGTGGTAACTGAAGATCGTTACGACCAAGAGAACGATGTTTGGGTGCCAGTTGATTTCACTCAACCTGGCAATGGCTTAGCTGGTACTATTGAAGGTATCGAATTTGGTTTACAGCACGACTTTGGTGGCTACGGTGTCCAAGCTAACTACACTTACACAGATTCTTCTTCAGAAGAGCCTCGTGATGAAATGAAGCCAGGTTCAGGTCTTGTTGAAGGTACGTCTGAAGACATGCTGAACTTAACTGCCTACTACGAAAACGATACTTTCGGTGCGCGTATTATGTATAACTACCGCAGCGAGTGGTACAAAGGCTTGCACTTTAATGGTGATGAGCTATTTAACGACGATTTCGGTCAGTGGGATGCAAGTGCTTCTTGGAACTTCAATGAGTACTTAACCTTCACTCTTGAAGCCGTTAACTTCACTAATGAAGAAATTGTTGAGTACAACAGCTCTAAAGAACGTGTGATGTCGATTTATGAAAATGGTCGTCGCTACGTTGCAGGTGTTCGTGTTAACTTCTAA
- a CDS encoding cupin-like domain-containing protein, protein MKKRALKQVATWHNVDKARFEQEIQPLAEPAILKGLVDDWPLVNHAKASENSAAQAVIKQLSSLYIGGNVQFARLDKTSANGRYFYNPNFTGFNFSREIASFDAFISELLSHSTQSEQAVAIQSAPVADYFPKFEQDHSLDLFGAEVKPRFWLGNHSTVAPHYDDADNIACVVLGKRRFTLFPPEQISNLYVGPLNNTPAGAPVSMVDVANPDFAKFPKFKSALNQALVAELEPGDAIYIPTLWWHNVEALSNVNLLVNYWYGGSIAGTEKPVPMDTLLMSLLTLKNLPAQKRKAWQAFFNYYIFESPDDALDHIPAHIRGILADLSSSQKQQISQWLISQLSNKNNP, encoded by the coding sequence ATGAAAAAACGCGCGTTAAAACAAGTTGCCACGTGGCACAATGTTGACAAAGCAAGGTTTGAACAAGAAATCCAGCCCTTAGCAGAGCCAGCAATTTTAAAAGGTTTAGTTGATGATTGGCCGTTAGTTAATCACGCTAAAGCTAGTGAGAACTCAGCCGCGCAAGCCGTTATCAAACAACTTTCATCATTATATATTGGCGGCAATGTCCAGTTTGCTCGGTTAGATAAAACTAGCGCCAACGGCCGTTACTTCTACAACCCTAACTTTACCGGCTTCAACTTTAGCCGAGAAATAGCAAGCTTTGATGCGTTCATTAGTGAGTTATTAAGTCATTCCACACAATCAGAGCAAGCTGTTGCCATACAAAGTGCGCCTGTTGCCGATTACTTCCCCAAGTTCGAACAAGACCATTCACTCGATTTATTTGGCGCTGAAGTAAAACCGCGTTTTTGGTTGGGCAATCATTCAACCGTTGCGCCCCACTACGATGACGCCGATAACATTGCCTGTGTGGTATTAGGCAAGCGCAGATTCACCCTATTTCCGCCTGAACAAATTAGCAATTTATACGTTGGTCCGTTGAACAATACACCGGCCGGTGCACCGGTTAGTATGGTCGACGTTGCTAACCCAGACTTTGCCAAATTCCCGAAATTTAAAAGCGCGCTAAATCAGGCGCTCGTTGCTGAACTTGAGCCCGGAGATGCGATTTATATCCCAACCTTATGGTGGCACAACGTAGAGGCGCTCTCTAACGTTAATCTACTCGTTAATTACTGGTACGGCGGCTCTATTGCCGGTACTGAAAAACCCGTGCCAATGGATACCTTGCTGATGAGTTTACTGACGCTAAAAAACTTACCGGCTCAGAAGCGCAAAGCCTGGCAAGCGTTTTTCAATTACTATATTTTCGAAAGCCCCGATGACGCGCTAGATCATATTCCAGCGCATATTCGCGGCATATTGGCTGATTTATCCAGCAGTCAAAAACAACAAATTAGCCAATGGCTGATCAGCCAACTAAGCAATAAGAATAACCCATAA
- a CDS encoding family 20 glycosylhydrolase — protein MKITNLSFIIAFSCSSSLLLNACSEVKTPQAVELHQAKQQDINEIADNLQVKFSLVTNQPSEHCDPDKTDGDCFTAQLTLTALDAIKATNWQIYFSQITPIQSSQSDEFVIEHINGDIHRISMKPEYAGFGKNEAKTITFYGSYWSLSETDAMPNYLVTAPDLNAQVIKSTKAKIDPETGLEILPHVTPYTSVEHHFKRTESDSTQWLTSDLLYQRNQATFDAPLDTDYLAQAIIPTPKSVELADDKRPVAIKQGISVNFNQVPSKAVNAALERLATLGVKQVDNGIAVNLFIEATPEQVNGSYKLSVSDDAINIVGQDEAGVFYGLQSLASLVDLNSDTIPQLTIIDAPLFEFRGMLVDVARNFKSKDFILKLLDQMAAYKLNKFHFHLADDEGWRIEIPSLPELTQIGSQRCFDITEQHCLMPQLGAGIETDSEVNGYYSVADYQEILRYASARHIQVIPSLDMPGHSRAAVKAMNARFNTYKQQEQLDKANEFLLYEADDYTKYSSVQYYQDNTINVCLDSSYRFVEHLMKEVQQIHQAAEHPLTRYHIGADETAGAWVESPACKAFLANNDQGITEAKQLSGYFVERVATMIAKLGIEPAAWADGLEHTRVEKMPSVVQANAWGPLMFGSHSQTHELANRQWQVVISSPDALYFDFPYEADPKEHGYYWASREINTEKVFQFMPENLPIHAEFWTDRQNNPYEADDTKKQAESGHSEQGPLDQGVKFYGVQGQLWTENTRSDDMAEHKIFPRLLALAERAWYKPKWAVDYNYQGAKYSQQSNVFSTQHQALRDQQWQRFSQVIGSKELAKVEAADIAYRLPTVGAKIIDGKLHANIAFKGLTIEYKDASNVWQTYEKPTLVKGQVVVRARTFDGKRVGRSWQVVQ, from the coding sequence ATGAAAATAACTAATCTATCTTTTATCATCGCCTTTTCCTGTTCTAGTAGCCTATTACTTAACGCCTGCTCAGAGGTTAAAACACCTCAGGCAGTCGAATTACACCAAGCAAAACAGCAAGACATTAACGAGATTGCTGACAACCTTCAGGTTAAGTTTTCACTGGTCACGAACCAGCCAAGCGAGCATTGCGATCCTGATAAAACCGATGGCGATTGCTTTACCGCGCAGTTAACATTAACAGCGCTTGATGCGATCAAAGCAACAAACTGGCAAATTTACTTCTCGCAAATCACGCCAATTCAGTCGTCACAAAGCGATGAGTTTGTGATTGAACATATCAATGGCGATATTCACCGCATTAGCATGAAACCAGAATATGCCGGTTTTGGTAAAAACGAAGCCAAAACCATCACCTTTTACGGCAGCTATTGGTCGCTATCTGAAACCGATGCCATGCCTAACTACCTAGTTACTGCGCCTGATTTAAACGCGCAAGTGATCAAAAGCACAAAAGCGAAGATTGATCCTGAAACCGGTTTAGAAATTTTACCCCATGTTACCCCTTACACGAGTGTTGAACACCACTTCAAACGCACTGAATCAGACAGCACACAATGGCTAACTAGCGATTTACTGTATCAGCGCAACCAAGCGACATTTGATGCGCCACTCGATACCGACTATTTAGCACAAGCTATTATTCCAACGCCCAAAAGTGTTGAACTTGCTGACGACAAACGTCCAGTTGCGATCAAACAAGGGATTTCGGTTAACTTTAATCAAGTGCCAAGCAAGGCAGTGAACGCCGCGCTAGAGAGACTCGCTACGTTAGGCGTAAAACAAGTTGATAATGGCATTGCCGTTAATTTATTCATTGAGGCGACGCCAGAGCAAGTTAACGGTAGTTATAAGTTATCGGTGAGCGATGATGCGATTAACATCGTTGGTCAAGATGAAGCCGGCGTGTTTTACGGTTTGCAATCACTGGCGAGTTTAGTTGATTTAAACAGCGATACCATTCCACAACTAACGATAATAGACGCGCCACTTTTTGAGTTTCGCGGTATGCTAGTCGATGTTGCTCGCAACTTTAAAAGTAAAGACTTCATCCTCAAATTATTGGATCAAATGGCAGCTTACAAGCTCAATAAATTTCATTTTCACTTGGCTGATGATGAAGGCTGGCGAATTGAAATTCCAAGCTTACCTGAGCTAACGCAAATTGGCAGTCAGCGCTGTTTTGATATCACAGAACAACACTGCTTAATGCCACAGCTTGGTGCGGGCATCGAGACTGACAGCGAAGTGAATGGCTATTACAGTGTTGCCGATTACCAAGAAATTTTGCGTTACGCGAGCGCGCGCCACATTCAAGTTATCCCATCACTTGATATGCCTGGGCATTCAAGGGCAGCGGTAAAGGCGATGAATGCTCGTTTTAACACCTACAAACAACAAGAGCAGCTTGATAAAGCCAATGAATTTTTACTTTATGAAGCTGATGATTACACCAAATATTCATCGGTACAGTACTATCAAGACAACACCATTAATGTCTGTTTAGATTCTTCATACCGCTTTGTTGAACACTTGATGAAAGAAGTCCAACAGATCCACCAAGCGGCAGAGCACCCTCTCACTCGTTACCACATTGGTGCAGATGAAACTGCCGGTGCTTGGGTAGAAAGCCCTGCATGTAAAGCGTTTTTAGCCAATAACGATCAAGGGATCACTGAAGCTAAGCAATTATCGGGGTATTTCGTTGAACGCGTAGCCACCATGATTGCAAAATTAGGTATCGAGCCTGCAGCTTGGGCTGATGGTTTAGAGCACACCCGCGTTGAAAAAATGCCGTCGGTAGTACAGGCGAATGCGTGGGGGCCATTGATGTTTGGTTCACACAGTCAAACGCATGAGTTGGCGAACCGCCAGTGGCAAGTGGTGATCTCATCGCCTGATGCGCTGTACTTTGATTTCCCATACGAGGCCGATCCGAAAGAGCATGGCTATTATTGGGCTTCACGTGAAATTAACACAGAAAAAGTGTTCCAGTTTATGCCGGAGAATCTCCCGATTCACGCTGAGTTTTGGACCGATCGTCAGAACAACCCATACGAGGCTGATGATACTAAAAAACAAGCTGAATCAGGCCACTCGGAACAAGGTCCTCTGGATCAAGGTGTTAAATTTTACGGTGTCCAAGGTCAGCTCTGGACCGAGAATACTCGCAGTGACGACATGGCAGAGCACAAAATATTCCCTCGCCTACTGGCACTTGCCGAACGCGCTTGGTACAAACCCAAGTGGGCAGTTGATTACAACTATCAAGGGGCGAAATACAGCCAACAAAGCAATGTATTTAGCACACAACATCAAGCACTTCGCGACCAACAATGGCAGCGTTTTTCACAAGTTATTGGCAGTAAAGAATTAGCTAAGGTTGAAGCGGCAGATATCGCCTATCGACTACCTACAGTTGGCGCCAAAATTATCGATGGCAAATTACACGCAAACATTGCTTTTAAAGGATTAACCATTGAATACAAAGATGCATCGAATGTTTGGCAAACCTACGAAAAGCCAACATTGGTTAAAGGCCAAGTGGTTGTTCGCGCTCGAACATTTGACGGCAAGCGCGTAGGTCGCAGTTGGCAAGTTGTTCAATAA
- the nagK gene encoding N-acetylglucosamine kinase, with the protein MPTNNKTYFLGIDGGGSKCKAIIVSEDNKVLGTGVSGPANPIHGFEQATHSITESALLALDDAKLDDVKLCDLVAGVGLAGVNLPVLFEQMSAWQHPFRAMFLTTDLLIACLGAHQGQDGAVMISGTGSCGFSYVDETPFIVGAHGFPHGDKGSGAWIGLQATKNVLLSLDGLIAPTSLSEDILNHTQAKDAVSLVEAIAGKPATYYAKLASYVFKRANEGDAIAKAIILEGAQYLSQVAKRLSQQNPPRISIIGGLSSFIVPWLEQDVQASLSEPVFPPEMGSVLFAQQQLANATH; encoded by the coding sequence ATGCCGACAAATAACAAGACCTACTTTTTAGGAATCGATGGTGGTGGTAGTAAATGCAAAGCCATTATCGTTTCTGAAGATAACAAAGTATTAGGCACTGGCGTTTCAGGACCGGCTAATCCGATCCACGGATTTGAGCAAGCAACCCACTCCATTACCGAATCAGCCTTACTCGCACTAGACGACGCTAAGTTAGACGATGTTAAGTTATGTGACTTGGTCGCTGGTGTTGGCTTAGCGGGTGTTAATTTGCCTGTATTGTTTGAGCAAATGTCAGCTTGGCAACATCCATTTAGAGCGATGTTTTTAACGACCGATTTACTGATAGCCTGTTTGGGCGCACACCAAGGTCAAGACGGTGCCGTCATGATTTCAGGCACAGGTTCATGTGGTTTTAGCTATGTTGATGAGACCCCATTTATCGTTGGTGCACATGGTTTTCCGCATGGTGATAAAGGCAGTGGCGCGTGGATTGGTTTACAAGCAACCAAAAACGTTTTGCTGTCACTAGATGGCTTGATCGCGCCAACGAGTTTATCTGAAGATATTCTTAATCACACCCAAGCAAAAGACGCAGTGTCATTAGTCGAAGCTATCGCTGGTAAGCCAGCAACCTATTACGCCAAACTTGCCAGTTACGTGTTTAAACGCGCAAATGAAGGCGATGCGATAGCCAAAGCGATCATTTTAGAGGGCGCGCAGTATCTTAGCCAAGTGGCCAAGCGCCTTTCACAACAAAACCCACCGCGTATTTCTATTATTGGTGGCTTATCCAGTTTCATTGTCCCTTGGCTTGAGCAAGATGTCCAAGCCAGTTTATCTGAGCCTGTTTTTCCTCCCGAAATGGGCTCAGTTCTTTTTGCTCAGCAGCAGCTCGCAAATGCTACTCACTAA
- the nagB-II gene encoding glucosamine-6-phosphate deaminase NagB-II: protein MSSTLMEQEAKQTPQVIEQQLIKNQAVAQRIANQLNTIKPTNVMIIGRGSSDHAGVFGKYLIEIEAGIPVSSAAPSVSSVYNKQLKLAQSLVIVISQSGRSPDILAQAQMAKDAGAYCVALVNDETSPLGEIVDDVMPLSAGAEISVAATKSYLATLSALLQLTAYWTNNQTLIEALNTLPSALQAIIDSPAQLTPESIDGVKNLVVLGRGLGFAVSKEMALKLKEVASIHAESFSSAEFLHGPVTLVEQGLAIINCQVSDESLQSHQEQVQEVTRRGANVVDIKQLDNHIHPRIAPLVVLQRFYLDVASVAVYRGFNPDEPKGLKKVTRTL from the coding sequence ATGTCTAGCACATTAATGGAACAAGAAGCGAAACAAACGCCTCAAGTTATCGAACAACAATTGATTAAAAACCAAGCGGTTGCACAACGTATCGCTAACCAGTTAAACACCATTAAGCCGACTAACGTCATGATTATTGGTCGCGGCTCATCAGATCACGCCGGCGTTTTCGGTAAGTACCTCATCGAGATCGAAGCGGGTATTCCAGTGAGTTCAGCAGCGCCATCGGTATCAAGTGTTTACAACAAGCAACTCAAGTTAGCGCAAAGCTTAGTGATTGTGATCTCACAATCGGGTAGAAGCCCAGATATTTTAGCGCAAGCCCAGATGGCAAAGGATGCGGGGGCATACTGTGTCGCATTAGTTAACGATGAAACATCGCCACTTGGTGAAATTGTTGATGATGTGATGCCGTTATCAGCGGGCGCTGAAATATCTGTGGCGGCTACAAAAAGCTACTTAGCAACGCTTTCTGCCCTATTACAACTCACCGCCTACTGGACTAACAACCAAACACTTATCGAGGCATTAAATACCTTGCCAAGCGCACTTCAGGCAATCATTGATTCACCAGCGCAATTAACACCTGAATCTATCGACGGTGTCAAAAACCTAGTGGTACTTGGTCGTGGTTTAGGTTTTGCCGTGTCAAAAGAGATGGCATTGAAGCTCAAAGAAGTGGCAAGCATTCACGCGGAATCTTTTAGTAGTGCAGAATTTCTTCACGGCCCAGTAACCTTAGTGGAGCAAGGGTTAGCGATTATTAATTGTCAGGTCAGCGACGAAAGCTTGCAATCGCATCAAGAGCAAGTGCAAGAAGTGACTCGCCGCGGCGCGAATGTGGTCGATATTAAGCAACTCGACAATCACATTCACCCGAGAATTGCACCGTTAGTTGTCTTGCAAAGATTTTATTTAGACGTGGCATCTGTTGCCGTGTATCGTGGCTTTAATCCAGATGAGCCAAAGGGCTTAAAGAAAGTAACACGGACTTTGTAA
- the nagA gene encoding N-acetylglucosamine-6-phosphate deacetylase: protein MNEMSISVAKLFDGERFYNNCQVTISNGKILALKPGLAPSEVDYQGLLVPGFIDLQVNGGGGVLFNATPTVDGIKTMFAAHNRFGTTAMLPTFITDNVEQMALAAQAVSDAIAQGVNGILGIHFEGPHLSVAKKGAHSAEYIRPISDDEWQILSRKDLGKVIVTIAPENVSEADISKMVSLGIKVCLGHTNADFNTAQKAVDAGASGFTHLFNAMSAMTSREPGVVGCALLNDHTYSGLIVDGHHVDYTSCEIALKAKAQGSVFLVTDAMPPVGTNDSEFAFFDRSVQLHDGKLTSTTGELAGSVLDMASAVRNCHRYAHQPLDNTLRMASLYPANYINESRHRGRLSVNHQADMVLLDDDLTVVSTWVGGKQTYQK from the coding sequence ATGAACGAGATGAGCATCAGCGTTGCCAAACTGTTTGATGGTGAGCGCTTTTACAACAACTGCCAAGTCACGATAAGCAACGGCAAAATTTTAGCCCTCAAACCTGGGCTTGCACCAAGTGAAGTTGACTACCAAGGCTTATTAGTACCCGGTTTTATCGATCTGCAAGTTAATGGCGGTGGCGGTGTATTGTTTAATGCTACCCCAACCGTTGATGGCATAAAAACTATGTTTGCTGCCCATAACCGCTTCGGTACAACGGCGATGCTCCCAACCTTTATTACCGACAATGTTGAACAAATGGCGCTTGCCGCTCAAGCGGTAAGTGATGCGATAGCGCAAGGCGTAAACGGGATTTTAGGGATCCACTTTGAAGGCCCGCACCTGTCTGTTGCCAAAAAAGGGGCTCACAGCGCCGAGTACATTCGACCGATTAGCGATGATGAATGGCAAATATTATCGCGTAAAGATCTCGGTAAAGTGATCGTCACCATAGCACCGGAAAATGTCAGCGAAGCTGATATTTCGAAAATGGTTTCGCTAGGCATCAAAGTTTGTTTAGGCCATACCAATGCAGATTTTAACACCGCACAAAAAGCCGTAGATGCCGGTGCTAGTGGTTTTACCCACTTGTTTAACGCGATGTCGGCGATGACGTCACGAGAGCCAGGTGTTGTTGGCTGTGCCCTACTAAATGATCACACCTACTCTGGCTTGATTGTCGATGGCCACCACGTTGATTACACCAGTTGTGAAATCGCGTTAAAAGCTAAAGCGCAAGGCAGTGTATTTTTAGTGACCGATGCGATGCCACCTGTTGGTACCAACGACAGTGAATTTGCTTTCTTCGATCGCAGCGTGCAGTTACATGATGGCAAATTAACCTCTACTACCGGTGAATTAGCGGGCTCTGTGCTCGATATGGCTTCAGCCGTGAGAAATTGTCATCGCTATGCCCATCAACCGCTCGACAACACGCTGCGCATGGCAAGTTTATATCCAGCAAATTATATCAATGAAAGTCGCCACCGAGGCCGATTAAGCGTTAATCATCAAGCCGACATGGTGTTACTCGATGACGACTTAACGGTCGTTAGCACTTGGGTTGGCGGTAAGCAAACCTATCAAAAATAA